The genomic interval TATCATAATACACAAGAGTATTATCCAAAAGCACCATAGCAAGCTTATTATCTTTAAATGCTGCAGAAAGTATGCATTTATCAAAAGGAAGTACGTGGATAGTGGGCGCATTTTGCGTTGCATCTGACTCTATTACCATAATCTCTTGGCATTGTTTTTGCAATACAAATATATTGTTATGTTGTGTAAGGAATGTGTAACCTTTTTGCACTAAAAGAGGAGTGATACCTTGTGTAAAACTAAGCAAAGTATGGTCTTTAAGCACTGCGCCTTCTCTTGATACATTTTGTATAGCTGCACTTAATTTACCATTAAAACGCATTTCACCACTGATAATTTGAGGCTCAAAATGCTTTTTAGAACTGCAGCCATTGATAAAAAATCCTATTATCAAGCATACAAAAGCTACAAATATGAATCTCCTTTTTATCACAACTTCCCCTTCTTGTTAAACTTTATTGCCTATGATGATGGCTTATCGCGTAATCCAAAATGTTTTAACATCATAGCTTCTCTATAAAGTGGTGAGCTTTCCGAGATAAGCATAAGTTTTTGATGTGCTTCTTGGGGTTTATGTGCTTGAAAAAGAAGATATGCTTCTTGCAAAATTGCTAAATCTTTAAGGCTTGAACTCGTAGTTTTTTCTAAAGATTCTAGGTTTTGTGCAAGAGCAGCTTGATAAGAATCTTGATTATTTGTTTTTTCTAATAGCGAACTTGCCCTATAAGAAGCAACTTCATATCGCGCAAGAGTGCGCACAAACTCATTTTTCGAATCTATTAAACTTTCATACACGGCTATATCGCCGTGTGCATTACTATAACGATATAAATCATACAAAGCTGGGCTTGATTTTTTTAATGATTGCAAAGCCTCTTTGTCTGTTGCATCTTCAGCAAGTTTAGCGTATGCCAAACTTGCTTCTTCTGCACGTTTAGACACCATATAATCATTGATAATCCACCCTATACCAATCCCAAACATACACAATATAAGCAATATAATATATTTGCGGTATCTGCGCCATAAAATCTCCAAGCGAAATGCGCTTTCTAAGATTTTCTCATCTTTATTGAATTCGTCTTTTATGTCTTTTAAATCTGTTTTTAAACTCATAGAATCTCCTTTAAGCTAATGGCTTTCCCTGATAGTGTCCTTTGCGTGCAACACCAGAAGAGCCAAATCCTCTCTCTCCCCGCACACTCTGCCCTAATTCCTGCACCTCTGTAAATACCGCTTGAGTTACCTCACTCACAACTGCTTGAGCGATTCTATCACCTCTATGAATATGAAAATCCTCATTTGAATGATTGATTAAAATCACTTTAATTTCTCCACGATAATCACTATCAATCGTCCCAGGCGTATTAAGCACACTTACCCCATTATGAAGTGCCAACCCACTTCTTGGACGCACCTGCACTTCAAAGCCAGATTCTATCTCAAAAGCTAATCCTGTGCCTACAAGCCCTCTATCTCTAGCTTTTATTAAAGAATCTTCTACTGCGTGCAAATCAAATCCTGCCGCTTGTGGCGTCTGATAACTCGGTATCACAGCGTGAGAATGAAGTTTTTTAATCTTAATATGCATATGCTTCATCACTCTTTACCCCTCAAATACAATGTCCTTATAAAATACCTCAAGAATCTCAAATTCATTTTCTCCATTAGGCAATGTGATACTCACTTCATCGCCTTCTGATTTACCCATCAGTGCTTTAGCAATAGGCGAAGAAACTGAAATAAGCCCCTTAGAAGGATTACTTTCCATAGAGCCTACAAGCGTATAAACAAATTCTTTATCAGTATCAAGATTAAGAATCTTTACGCTTGAGCCAAAACTTACCTTATTATGTGGCAAACTTGCAGGGTCAATCACTTGCGCATTCGCAAGCATAAGTCCCAATTCATTGATACGTGCTTCAATAAAAGCTTGTTTTTCCCTCGCGGCGTGGTATTCTGCGTTTTCTTTTAAATCCCCGTGGCTACGTGCAATATCAATTTCAACCACAATGCGTGGACGCTCCACTTCTTTGAGATTTTTAAGCTCTGCACAAAGCTTTTCATAGCCATAATTTGTCATTGGTTCTGTTGCCATTTTTCTCCCCATATTTACAATATTTTATAAAACTTATAATTATAGTTAAACTAAAATAAACAAGGGCTAAATACCACACTTTTGTTATGAGATAATATACTGCCTCAAAAATATTAAAGATTCTTGAGCATAGTCTCATAAGCTGCTTTTGTCCCAGGACGCACTTTGCTCATTAAGCTCACTATAATAATAACTATACTTGCACAAACAAACCCCGGCACTATTTCATAAATGCCAAAATAACTTGAAAGAAAATTCTTATACACCACCACTACTACAGCCCCTGTAATCATTCCACAAATTGCTCCTAGTCTCGTCATTTTGCTCCAAAATAAAGAAAAAAGCATAACAGAACCAAAGCTTGCGCCAAAACCAGCCCAAGCATAGGCTACTATACTTAAAATACTTGAATTTTTATCAGTTGATATTAAAAAGGCAACAACTGCAACGAGCAAAACTCCTATTCTTCCAAGCCTCATCACGGTTATTGAACTTGCTTCTTTATTAAAAATTCGTCTGTAAAAATCTTCAGCTATGGTTGAGCTAGATACCAAAAGTTGTGAGCTAGCTGTGCTCATAATAGCCGCAAGTATGGCTGAAAGTAAAATACCAGCCACCCAAGGATTAAATAAAAGCTGACTCATCACAATAAAAATTTTTTCAGGGTCGTGGAGAGTGAGATTAAATTTATGCACATAAGCAATGCCCAAAACCCCTATTAAACAAGAACCGAGTAAGGAAATAATCATCCAAGAGATACCTACAAAGGTTGCTGTAGATATTTCTTTTGTTGAACGAATAGACATAAATCGCACAAGTATATGGGGCTGCCCAAAATATCCTAATCCCCAAGCTAGAGCTGATATAATAGCAAGTGCCGATACTCCTTTTCCCATAGAAAGAGCACTTGGCTTTACTTCGCTCACTATCTGTATAGCTTGCCCAAAGCCACCTAAATGACTTAACATCACTACGGGCACAACTATCAAAGCACACATCATTAAAAGCCCTTGTATCAAATCAGTCCAACAAACCGCTTTGTATCCACCTAAGAAAGTATAAGCCACTATGATAAGAGTGCCTGTGATAAGAGCATATTCATATTTAAGTCCAAAAGTGCTTTCAAAAAGTTTGGCTCCACTTACAAGCCCAGAACTTACATAAAAGGTAAAAAATATTAAAATCACAAACGCGCATACCACGCGCAATATATGCTTATCATCATCAAATCTCGTCTCAAAATAATCAGGTATGGTAATACTATTAGCAATCACACTTGTATAGATTCTTAATCTTTTTGCTACAAAAGTCCAATTTAAAAAAGCTCCTATGGTAAGCCCTATGGCTATATAGCTTTCTATAAAACCACTCACATAAAGTGCACCTGGCAAACCTAATAAAAGCCAACCACTCATATCACTTGCTCCTGCACTCAGGGCGGAAACAACGGGTCCCAAAGAACGACCACCTAAGAAATAATCCTCTGTATTTTTATTTTTCGTAAAAAAATAAAAACCTATAAAAAGCATTAAAGCTGAATAAGCTATAAAGGTGATAACAATTTCTATATTAATTTGCACAACTTCCATATCATTTTCCTTTTTTTATTTTTCCTTACAACCCTATTAAACCACCTAAAGCTTTACATAAAGCAAATAAACAAATTTTAGCTTAAAATCAAAACTTACTTCAAAACTCTTGCCCCTAGATTTCCATATCTGTGATAAGAGATGCTTAAAGATTTTTCATTAAAATAATACAAAAGCTCAAAACGCCCATTAATTAAAGGCTTATCTCGTTTAATAATTTTGGCATTTAAAGCCGCTTGTTGATAAATAGGATTTTGCCTATCTGGCTTGCCATAATAAAAAATGCGTTCAAAATTTGCTATTGTTTTTGAAAATTCAAACTCGTTTTCTTTTTTGGATTCAAACTCAAAAATGCGAAGTTCTTTTTGGATAAAATCAAGATTCTCATTTTTTTCGTAGCTTAAATAAACTCTCACTCCACTTATCTTTCCTGCTATAAGCACAGATAAAATATCACTTAAACTATCATCTGCGCTTATTCTCAAAGCAAGACTTTTGATAGGCGTATAAGAAAAGAAATTATCTTCACCTCTAATTTGCACATAATCTTTACTTTGGCTAAATTCATTTTCATAATGATAAGTATAACTTTTAGCCATTAAAATAGCTTTTTGTAATTCTGCCTTTAAGTGAGAATCTAATTTTAAACTTAGATCAGCTAAAGTCTTGCTAAATACATTTTCTTTGACATTCATATCAGCCTCATCTTGGCTTATATGTAAAAATTGTGTTACATAATTATAAATTCCAACTTTTCTACCAAAACCTATGGCAGATTTTTTTACTCCTCCAAAAGGCTGACGAAGCACTATTGCTCCTGTGGTTGGCTTATTTATATAGATGTTTCCAGCTTCTATATGAGTATGAAAATACTCCCATTCTCTTTCATCTAAGCTCTCAAGCCCAGCGGTAAGCCCATAACCCGTAGAATTGACTATATCAATAGCTTCTTCTAAATTTTGCGCTTTCATCACACTCAAAATAGGAGCAAAAAGCTCATTTGTATGAGTGAAATCTCCTTTTTTAGTGCCATATTTTATGGCAGGACTCATCAAATGCTCATTTTTATTGATAAACTTAGCCTCTAAAACCCAATGTTCATAAGGAGCAATCTCTTTTAAAGCTTTTTTAACCTTATCACTGGGCTTATCGGCTAAAGCCCCAAGCTTATTTTTAAATTCAAAAGGCGAACCAATAGCCAAAGATGAAGCTGCATCAATAAGACATTTTTTAAACTCCTCATCTTCATACACTTCTTTTTCAAGCACAAGCAAAGAAGTAGCTGAACATTTTTGCCCTGAATTTGAAAAAGCTGAATGAATAATATTTTTCACAGCTTGATCTCTATCTGCCATTTTTGTAACTATGGTTGCATTTTTTCCTCCTGTTTCAGCACTTAGCCACAAAGTAGGATTGGTTCTCAACATAGTATAAGCTGTTTCTTCTCCTCCTGTTAGCACACAAGCTTTGATTTCATCAGTATTTAAAAGGTATTTGGATATATCGCTTCCTTTAGCGGGCAAAAAGATAAGTCTATTTTTGCTGATACCAGCGTCCCAAAAACACTTGCAAATCTCATAACCACTTAATACTGACAAAGATGAAGGCTTATAAATGACTACATTACCGCTTGCAAGCATAGAACTAATACTCCCAACCGAAATACCTATAGGAAAATTCCAAGGTGCTATGACTAAGCCAACGCCTTTTGGACTAAATCTTGTCTTTGGGTTTGCTCTTCTTAATTCCTTTAAAGAATATGGATAAAACTCAAGAAAGTCAATAGCTTCGCTTACTTCAGAATCTAGTTCTAAAAAAGTTTTACCCACTTCAAGAGCAGCTATACCTATTAAATCCCCTCTTCTTTCCCTCATTAATTGAGCAGTGCTACTTAAAATCTCATAGAGATTATCAAAGCTTAGATTCTCATTTGCGCTTAAAGCGACCTTTAAACTTTCTTTTATCTCATTTTCTCCTGCCAAATAAATATGTGCTATGGTTTGGTTATTGATTTTATCTTTTTGTTCTACATTTTTTAATTTCTTGTGCGTGAAGTCAAGCTCGCCAGCAACAGGATAAAGCTTGATGTCTCTTAAATTTTCATATTTAACACGTATTTTTTGCGCCCAAACTCTGTTTTGAGCAAGAATAAAATCTGTATCAGGCTCATTTTTAAAAACTCCGCTTTGATACGCGCTTTGTTCTTTTGGCACATTATTTCTATCTTGGATTCTATGTGTGCTATTATCAAGATTTTTTATACCCTTTAAAGAGGCAAGAAAAAGCTCTTTTTGTACATTCCACGCTTTATCTCCTACCTTAAGCCCAAAAAAGTGTCTCATAAAATTATCTTCACTTGTATTTTCATCAAGCCTTCTTACAAGATAAGCTATAGCATTGTTAAAATGAGATTCATCACAAACTGGGGCATAAAGGATAAGTTGATGTATTTTACTTAACTCCAAAGAACACTGCATACTCATACCCTCAAGCTGCTCAAAAGTAAAACTATCTAGTGCATTTGCTCTTTTTATCCTTATATAAGCATAAGCTATTTCAAAAATATTATGACTTGCTATACCAATATGAATAAACTTATAATTATCATCCTCTAAAACAAAATCGAGCATTTTATTATAATTACTATCTGTATCTATCTTTTTATCAAAAGTGGGCATTGCCCAACCTCTTTGAGAAGCAATAAGCGCCTCGGATTCCATATTTGCGCCTTTAACAAAGCGGATTTTAATGGGTTTCATTCCTTTTAAAACTCTTTCTTTAGAAAAAGCATACAGCTTTTTAAGATATTCATAAGAATCTGGCAAATATGCTTGAAGCACTATGCCTGCCTTTATATCAAATTGAGCAATACTTTCCATAAAGGCAGCCACTGTAAGCTCTAAATCTCTAAATTCTTCCATATCAAGATTGATAAACTTAGGCTGATTCTGTCTTTGCTCTTCTTCTAAGGCTAAAGCATAAAGATGCTCAAGCCTCTTTACTATTTCTGCTTTTGAATAATCAAAATCTATGATATTAATTTGAGAAAAAATTGTAGTAATTTTTATAGAAATATAGGTAATATAATTGCTTTTTATAGCTTCTTCATATTTTTTTATGCGATATTTGCTCTCAATTTCACCCAACACCTCTTCACCTATAAGATTAACATTTAAGATAATATTGCCCTGATTTTTTCTTGCTAAAATATGAGATGTTAATTGTGCCTCATTAGCATCTAAAACCATACTTTTAGTGTCATTTCTTAAATGTCGTATAAAAAATGGCACACTTAAATGTGGAGTGAATTTTCCAAAATGTAAAAATGCAAAAAGCAAAAATTTCTCAAAAGCACTAAAAAAATCAGGTATGCCATATTTATTTAAAGAATATTCTATAAATTCAAAACTTGTCTTGGCTTCTTTTGAACGAAAAGAGCGATCAAGCAATTCAATAAGCATAACCTTAGCTTTAGGGTCATTTAAAAGTTTTTGCATCTTAAAATGAAAGGCTTTCTCTCTTGAGCTTATGCTCGTATTAATTTTTTCTTGCAAATCTGCGGCAAAATCAAAGCTTTCTTGGATAATTTCTTGCATTTGTTTTTCCATAATAAATAATTTAATTTTTTAATCAATTTGAGTAACAATAATAATTTTAAAAGAGCTTAGATTATACTTGCTCAAGGTTAATACTCCTTCATCTGTTCTAACCTTAAGATTCATAATTGCAACACAAAATAGGCTTTCTCATTTTCGTAATATATTTTAAAATATAAATATAAAGTTTAAAAAGTAAAATATTTTTTTAATATAACTGATATATATCAAGTATCTAAAATGAAAATCAAGGATAAGATTCGTTCAATCATTTGGATTCTCCAAATGTAAGCGAAATTTTAAGGAGGCTTTATGACAAGCAAAATACAAGGTAAAAAGCCCACACTTTCACGCCGAGACTTTATTAAAAGTGCAGCAGCAGCTTCGGCAGCAGCAAGTGTCGGGCTAAGTATCCCAAGCGTAATGAGTGCAGAAGCACAAAATGCGCAAAAGCTGTGGAAATGGGATAAATCAGTATGTAGATTCTGTGGAACAGGTTGTGGCATTATGGTAGCTACACAAAAAGATAATACGGGACAAGCTAAAATTGTAGCAATTAAAGGCGATCCGGAAGCACCAGTGAATCGTGGCTTAAATTGTATTAAAGGATATTTTTGCGCCAAAATTATGTATGGAGCAGATAGGCTTACAACGCCTCTTTTGCGTGTCAATAGTAATGGAGAATTTGATAAAAAAGGTAAATTTGCTCCTGTAAGCTGGAAAAGAGCTTTTGATGAAATGGAAAAACAATTCAAAAAGGCTTACAATGAGCTTGGACCTACAGGTATAGCAGTTTTTGGCTCTGGACAATACACAATTCAAGAGGGTTATGCTGCTGTAAAACTTGTTAAAGGCGGATTCAGAAGCAATAATATTGACCCAAATGCACGACATTGTATGGCAAGTGCGGTTGTTGGCTTTATGGAAACTTTTGGTATTGATGAGCCTGCTGGGTGTTATGATGACATTGAACTTACAGACACAATCGTTACCTGGGGTGCAAATATGGCTGAAATGCACCCTGTGCTTTGGAGTCGTGTAACCGATAGAAAATTAAGCAGTAGTAATGTAAAAGTGATTAATCTCTCTACTTATACGAATCGCACTTCGGATTTAGCAGATATTGAGATTATCTTTAAACCACATACTGATTTAGCAATTTGGAATTTTCTTGCACGCGAGATTATCAATCGTAATGCTGTAGATGAAGCATTTGTAAAAGAAAACTGCGTTTTTAGCACAGGTTTTGTCAATATCGGTTATGGTATGAGAAATAATCCTCAACACCCCAAATTCAAACCTGAAGAAAGAGATATAGTTGCTAAAGAAGTATCAAAAATAGTAAGCAATGATGAGGGTATCACACTGCAATATTTAGGCATCAAAGCAGGTGAAGAAATGAAAATGGATAAAGCTGGTGCAGCAGGAAATCACTGGGGCATTAGTTTTGAAGATTTCAAAAAAGGCTTAGAGCCTTACACACTTGATTTTGTAGCCAATCTTGCTAAGGGTAATCCTGATGAAAGTATAGAATCTTTCAAGCAAAAGCTTCAAAGTTTAGCAGATTATTATATTGATAAAAATCGCAAAATTGTAAGCTTTTGGACTATGGGTATGAATCAGCACCAAAGAGGCACTTGGGTAAATGAACAAAGTTATATGGTCCATATGCTTCTTGGCAAACAAGCTAAACCCGGCAGTGGTGCGTTTTCACTTACAGGACAGCCTAGCGCGTGCGGCACTGCTCGTGAGGTGGGGACATTCTCACATAGACTTCCAGCAGATATGGTAGTAGCAAATCCAAAACATCGTGAGATTACAGAAAAAATATGGCATCTCCCCTCTGGCACACTCAATAGCAAAATCGGTGCACCCTATTTGAAGATTATGCGTGATTTAGAAGATGGTAATATCAAATGGGCGTGGGTGCAAGTAAATAATCCTTGGCAAAATACAGCCAATGCTAATCACTGGATTGCTGCAGCAAGAGAGCAAGATAACTTTATCGTTGTAAGCGAGTGTTATCCGGGCATAAGTGCCAAAGTGGCAGATTTAATTTTGCCAACAGCGATGATTTATGAAAAATGGGGTGCATATGGTAACGCTGAAAGACGCACTCAACATTGGAAGCAACAAGTTGTAGCACCCGGTGAGGCTATGCCTGATATTTGGCAAATGGCTGAATTTGCAAAACGTTTTAAACTAAGCGAAGTATGGGACAAAGGATATGAAGCCCTTGATATTAAACCGGTTTTAGAATCTGCCAAAGCTATGGGCTATACAGAAGAAGATACACTCTTTGATGTGCTTTTTGCCAACAAAAATGCAAAAAACTTTAGCGCACAAGACGCTCTACTTAAAAATGAGTTTAATACCGAAGTATTGGGCGATTCTCGGAATGTTGAAGATGGCAATGGAGAAGCATTTAAAGGATATGGGTTTTTTATCCAAAAATATCTTTGGGAAGAATATCGTCAATTTGGACTAGGACACGCTCACGATTTAGCTGATTTTGATACTTATCATCGCGTAAGAGGCTTGCGTTGGCCTGTTGTAAATGGTAAAGAAACACAATGGAGATTTAATGCAAAATATGACTTCTATGCGCAAAAACTTGGTAATGGTAAAGCATTTGCATTCTACGGCAATAAGGGCAAAGATATGCCTGCTGGCTCACTTAATGCTCCAAGCGAAGAAAAAGTTAGTATTGATAACAAAGCAAAAATCTTCCTTCGTCCTTATATGGACCCCTGTGAGATGCCCGATAAAGAATATCCTATGTGGCTTTGCACTGGGCGCGTATTAGAACATTGGCACTCTGGCACAATGACTATGCGTGTGCCTGAACTTTATCGTGCTGTGCCTGAAGCACTCTGCTATATGCACCCTGATGATGCTAATGCTCAAAATTTAGAGCAAAATCAAGTGGTATGGGTAGAATCTAGAAGAGGTAAAGTCAAAGCAAAACTTGATTTACGCGGACGAAACCGCCCACCAAAGGGGCTTATTTATGTGCCTTGGTTTGATGAAAATGTATTTATCAATAAAGTTTGCCTTGATGCAACTTGTCCAATTTCAAAGCAAACAGACTTTAAAAAGTGCGCTGTGAAAGTGTATAAAGCATAAGGATAAAATGTGTCAGACGAAACACTCAAGCCATCAAATCCTCAAAGACGCGAAGTGCTGCTTAAAATAGGGCAAAATACAGGTTTTGCTTTATTTGGGGCACTTATATGGGGCGCGTATGTTAATGTCGCTAAAGCTGGAAATGCTAATATTTTGCGCCCCCCTGGTGCGAGCAAAAATGATGCTGATTTTGTTGCAAGCTGCATTAAATGTGGGCTTTGTGTGGAATCTTGTCCATTTTATACGCTCAAACTTGCTACACCAAATGATGATACCACTCTTGGCACACCATTTTTTGAAGCTCGCAAAGTGCCTTGCTATATGTGTAAAGATATTCCTTGTGCAGCAGCGTGTCCCACTGATGCACTTGATTTAAAACGTCTTTACAAACCCAAAAAACACGAAGAAGATGGGCAAAGCTATACTCAAGCAGATATTAATAATGCCACAATGGGTATAGCTATCGTGGATTCTAAACATTGTGTAGCTTATGCAGGCATACAATGTGATGCTTGCTATCGTGCGTGTCCGCTTATTGACAAAGCCATTAAGCTTGAATATAAACGTAACGAACGCACTGGAAAGCACGGATTCTTATTACCTGTAGTAGATAGTGATTATTGCACAGGTTGTGGTATGTGTGAAAAAGCGTGTGTAACGGAGCTTCCCACAATCATTGTGTTGCCTCGTAGTGTTGCATTAGGTAAAATGGGAACAAACTATATCAAAGGTTGGGATAAAACTGATGAAAACAGACTTTTTGAACTCAAAGAACAAAAAAACATCAAGTCTAAAAAACCTAGCCATAGCGATAGTTTAGAGTATCTCAACAATTCACTTGGAGAGATATAATGAAGTTTGCAAAAATAAAATATCTGCTTCTTAGGCGTTTATCTCAATTTGTAATTCTTGCACTTTTTATAATGGGGAATTATTCTATTGCGACACTTAAAAATGTGCAAAACAAAGAAGAATTGGGTGTTTTTGGTGGCAATATAGAATCTCTAATAGGAGATTCTAGCTCTGTGGTGGCAAAGCAACCAAGCATACTAAGCTCTATCGTGCAAGGAAATTTAAGTCATTCAAGCTGGTTTGGTGGCGCTTTTAATCTCACAGACCCTTTAAGCGTAATGCAAATTTTTCTTGCAGGTGGTGGATTAGCATTTGATGTATTGCTCGGAACTTTGCTTGTAGTGCTGATTTATGGCATATTTTTAGGGAGAGCTTATTGTGCTTTTGTTTGTCCTATTAATCTTATAACAGATTTTGCAAACTTCTTACGCGCAAAGCTAGGATTAAATTATGCTCAACGTAAGCTCTTTCTTTCGCGTTCTACACGATTTGTAATCTTAGGGCTAGGCTTAAGTTTAAGTGCAATATTTGGTGTAGCTGCCTTTGAACTTATTAGCCCTATCTCTATGGTGCATCGTGGTGTAGTTTTTGGTATGGGTTTTGGCATTTTTGCCATAGTGGCTGTGTTTTGCTTTGATTTATTTGTGCTTAAAAATGGTTTTTGTGGGCATATTTGTCCGCTTGGGGCAATGTATTCACTCATTGGGAAATTTGCACTTTTACGCGTTCATCATACACTTTCACATTGCACAAAATGTATGAAATGTGTGCAAATTTGCCCTGAGCCTGAAGTCCTAAAACCTATTGGCAAACAAGGAGGCGCATTAAAAACAATGACTTGTTTGCGCTGTGGGAGATGTATTGAGGTGTGCGATGATAACGCACTGAATTTTAGTATTTTAAATTTTACACACAAGGAGAAAAGATGAAAAAATACGCTCAAAGTTTAATAATTGGGTTACTTGGATTGGCATTTTTCGCGTGTTCAGATTCTACGGAATCTAAAAGTGATAATGTGTCTAAAGAGATACAAGGTGAAATGTTTAAAGATAGTGAAATTGGCTTAAGAAAAGTGGATTTGCAAGATGAAAAAGATGTCAAATTGCTTCAATATGCATATCCTAATGCTTCTGCAGGCGAGAGCACACTTATTGAACGCTCATTTGAAAATGCTCCACCTATGATTTCTCACAGCATAGAAGGTATGCTACCTATCACAAAAGATGATAATCAATGTCTTACTTGCCACGACCCTGCAGTTGCAGCAGATGTAGGTGCTATAGCCGTTCCTGCTTCGCATACTTATGATTTGCGCACAAATAAAAATTTAGGCGAAGTCTCTCACGCACGATTTAATTGTGTGTTATGTCATACTCCACAGGCAGATGTAGCACCAGCTATTGCCAATACTTTTTCACCTGCTTTCCGCACTCAAGAGGGCAAAAAATCATCAAATCTTCTTGATGTTCTTAATGAGGGCGTAAATTAAGGTTAAATAAAGTGGATTCTCTACAAAGATGCACACGAAAGTTTAGCACACAAAGACTATTGTGCTGGCTTTTGTGTTTTTTTGCTTTATGTTTGCCCCTGTGCGCAAAAGCTCTTGTAATTGAGAGTAAAAATGCACAAATTATTCATACAAATGGCATTATCACGCATATCAGCACCTTTGGGGAACACATTTTTGTAGGTAATGCAATAGGTGAAATTGATGTGTTTAAGCTTGATAATTCACAAAAAGCACACAAAATTTATAGTTTAACTTTGCCACTCATTGAAGATTATTTTGGAAATACTCACGCACCACGTGTATTTGACATTACTACTTTTGATGGCAAGATACTTTTTGTTCTTAGCGAGGCTTCTCGCGGTGCAAAAGAAATCCTTAAGCTCTCTGCTACACAATCCCCTCAAGTAATTTATAATACCCACACTGCACCAAAACGCATTATCGCTTTCGAAGACAATAAGCTTGTTGTAGGGTTTTTAAGTAATGAGATTGGGCTCTTTGATATTAAAAGTGCTCAATTTGTGTATATAACTCACCCAAGCCTTGCTGGATTTTCTGATTTATGTGTGAATGCGCCTTTTATCTTTAGCACTGATGAATCTGGTATTGTAAATGTGATTGAGAGTTCAAATGGCAAAGTGCTTTCACGCCTTGATAAAATAAACAAAGACAATAACTACCAAATTGCCTCTGCAGGTGATAAGATTCTAACCGCA from Helicobacter hepaticus ATCC 51449 carries:
- the napG gene encoding ferredoxin-type protein NapG, with the translated sequence MSDETLKPSNPQRREVLLKIGQNTGFALFGALIWGAYVNVAKAGNANILRPPGASKNDADFVASCIKCGLCVESCPFYTLKLATPNDDTTLGTPFFEARKVPCYMCKDIPCAAACPTDALDLKRLYKPKKHEEDGQSYTQADINNATMGIAIVDSKHCVAYAGIQCDACYRACPLIDKAIKLEYKRNERTGKHGFLLPVVDSDYCTGCGMCEKACVTELPTIIVLPRSVALGKMGTNYIKGWDKTDENRLFELKEQKNIKSKKPSHSDSLEYLNNSLGEI
- a CDS encoding WD40 repeat domain-containing protein, with translation MDSLQRCTRKFSTQRLLCWLLCFFALCLPLCAKALVIESKNAQIIHTNGIITHISTFGEHIFVGNAIGEIDVFKLDNSQKAHKIYSLTLPLIEDYFGNTHAPRVFDITTFDGKILFVLSEASRGAKEILKLSATQSPQVIYNTHTAPKRIIAFEDNKLVVGFLSNEIGLFDIKSAQFVYITHPSLAGFSDLCVNAPFIFSTDESGIVNVIESSNGKVLSRLDKINKDNNYQIASAGDKILTASVDRQMGIYTFQSSPKTKFTLTNATSIKSTFLIYAVGISPDAMWAAFSKNEQNDISIIHLATQKEHFILKGSTSLINSLIFYDKNTLISGNDDKTFIIWKLPKSKEK
- the napH gene encoding quinol dehydrogenase ferredoxin subunit NapH, translated to MKFAKIKYLLLRRLSQFVILALFIMGNYSIATLKNVQNKEELGVFGGNIESLIGDSSSVVAKQPSILSSIVQGNLSHSSWFGGAFNLTDPLSVMQIFLAGGGLAFDVLLGTLLVVLIYGIFLGRAYCAFVCPINLITDFANFLRAKLGLNYAQRKLFLSRSTRFVILGLGLSLSAIFGVAAFELISPISMVHRGVVFGMGFGIFAIVAVFCFDLFVLKNGFCGHICPLGAMYSLIGKFALLRVHHTLSHCTKCMKCVQICPEPEVLKPIGKQGGALKTMTCLRCGRCIEVCDDNALNFSILNFTHKEKR
- a CDS encoding nitrate reductase cytochrome c-type subunit codes for the protein MKKYAQSLIIGLLGLAFFACSDSTESKSDNVSKEIQGEMFKDSEIGLRKVDLQDEKDVKLLQYAYPNASAGESTLIERSFENAPPMISHSIEGMLPITKDDNQCLTCHDPAVAADVGAIAVPASHTYDLRTNKNLGEVSHARFNCVLCHTPQADVAPAIANTFSPAFRTQEGKKSSNLLDVLNEGVN
- the napA gene encoding nitrate reductase catalytic subunit NapA, which produces MTSKIQGKKPTLSRRDFIKSAAAASAAASVGLSIPSVMSAEAQNAQKLWKWDKSVCRFCGTGCGIMVATQKDNTGQAKIVAIKGDPEAPVNRGLNCIKGYFCAKIMYGADRLTTPLLRVNSNGEFDKKGKFAPVSWKRAFDEMEKQFKKAYNELGPTGIAVFGSGQYTIQEGYAAVKLVKGGFRSNNIDPNARHCMASAVVGFMETFGIDEPAGCYDDIELTDTIVTWGANMAEMHPVLWSRVTDRKLSSSNVKVINLSTYTNRTSDLADIEIIFKPHTDLAIWNFLAREIINRNAVDEAFVKENCVFSTGFVNIGYGMRNNPQHPKFKPEERDIVAKEVSKIVSNDEGITLQYLGIKAGEEMKMDKAGAAGNHWGISFEDFKKGLEPYTLDFVANLAKGNPDESIESFKQKLQSLADYYIDKNRKIVSFWTMGMNQHQRGTWVNEQSYMVHMLLGKQAKPGSGAFSLTGQPSACGTAREVGTFSHRLPADMVVANPKHREITEKIWHLPSGTLNSKIGAPYLKIMRDLEDGNIKWAWVQVNNPWQNTANANHWIAAAREQDNFIVVSECYPGISAKVADLILPTAMIYEKWGAYGNAERRTQHWKQQVVAPGEAMPDIWQMAEFAKRFKLSEVWDKGYEALDIKPVLESAKAMGYTEEDTLFDVLFANKNAKNFSAQDALLKNEFNTEVLGDSRNVEDGNGEAFKGYGFFIQKYLWEEYRQFGLGHAHDLADFDTYHRVRGLRWPVVNGKETQWRFNAKYDFYAQKLGNGKAFAFYGNKGKDMPAGSLNAPSEEKVSIDNKAKIFLRPYMDPCEMPDKEYPMWLCTGRVLEHWHSGTMTMRVPELYRAVPEALCYMHPDDANAQNLEQNQVVWVESRRGKVKAKLDLRGRNRPPKGLIYVPWFDENVFINKVCLDATCPISKQTDFKKCAVKVYKA